One window of Watersipora subatra chromosome 3, tzWatSuba1.1, whole genome shotgun sequence genomic DNA carries:
- the LOC137391257 gene encoding SH3 domain-binding protein 5-like produces the protein MDDDNDSEPLDPRIQNELERLNKASLLINGLENELDNARAKFRKLLTESTQKLECLSKNLGKCIERAKPYYDARVKANEVRVQTHQAAMRYERAMGEQTAARELVELAEQGYETKKPAFDMAWQEMLNHATIKVMDAENERMLSEVEHERMMHLCTNVQDEVAKEYREHKRSVVKSKVYYEMKANFHTSLESQKQSIESLETDVDSAKKLYAKTLRNLEGISEEIHIRRQSNGNTKMLGKREAGVGSESPVPPPMETRRKTIYSNNNTDDEIIISFPPAAPTPRNSRSSVSPDNPIDISGMNITVSRKEMTPPTLLINDMGLEKSTAPDNTDSASQSLNNTNSANLNPTNGVCSRDNKYDDGGSSVETSPVALRHQVKLGSFKLSAKQLLHETSSVDSDSGSVCSFVNLDDAGVANAMTDKYFSGLYEDEPSESALGDYSTLPHSLAQYQQPFNNARQSVSSGKFLAESDLNLDQVLKLLDNSQDESIV, from the exons ATGGATGACGATAACGACTCGGAGCCTTTAGATCCAAGGATACAG AATGAACTTGAAAGGTTAAACAAGGCCTCATTGCTCATCAATGGACTTGAAAATGAACTAGAT aATGCTCGGGCCAAGTTTCGAAAACTCCTTACAGAGTCAACTCAGAAGCTTGAATGTCTTTCCAAAAACCTCGGAAAGTGCATAGAGAGAGCTAAACCCTACTACGATGCAAGAGTGAAAGCTAATGAG GTGCGTGTGCAGACCCATCAAGCGGCTATGAGGTACGAGCGGGCGATGGGAGAGCAGACTGCTGCCAGAGAGCTTGTAGAGCTCGCAGAACAAGGCTACGAGACGAAAAAGCCAGCATTTGATATGGCTTGGCAGGAAATGCTCAATCATGCAACTATCAAG GTTATGGATGCTGAGAACGAGCGAATGCTGAGCGAAGTCGAACACGAAAGAATGATGCATTTGTGCACAAATGTTCAGGATGAGGTCGCTAAGGAGTATAGAGAACACAAGCGCTCTGTAGTAAAATCTAA GGTGTACTATGAAATGAAGGCCAATTTCCATACTAGTCTTGAGTCGCAGAAACAATCCATAGAAAGTTTGGAAACAGACGTGGATTCAGCAAAAAAGCTTTATGCAAAGACGCTCAGAAATCTTGAAGGAATTAGTGAAGAAATCCATATAAGGCGCCAAAGCAACGGTAACACTAAAATGTTAGGTAAACGTGAGGCAGGAGTAGGTTCAGAGAGCCCCGTACCACCTCCTATGGAGACAAGGCGCAAGACTATCTATAGCAACAACAACACTGATGATGAGATAATCATCTCATTTCCACCAGCCGCTCCAACTCCGAGGAATTCTCGTTCTTCAGTGAGTCCTGACAATCCCATAGACATCTCAGGCATGAATATTACAGTTAGTCGTAAGGAAATGACTCCTCCCACTCTTCTTATCAATGATATGGGTTTAGAGAAATCAACTGCTCCGGATAATACCGATTCAGCCAGTCAGTCTCTGAATAATACCAATTCAGCCAATCTAAACCCAACGAATGGCGTTTGTAGTAGGGATAACAAATACGATGATGGTGGCAGTAGCGTAGAAACTTCTCCGGTTGCCTTGAGACACCAGGTCAAGCTCGGCTCGTTCAAACTTTCTGCTAAACAATTATTACATGAGACATCCTCGGTTGACAGCGATTCTGGCAGCGTCTGTAGTTTTGTCAACCTGGATGATGCTGGAGTGGCAAATGCGATGACTGACAAATATTTCAGTGGGTTATACGAAGATGAGCCAAGTGAATCGGCTCTTGGAGATTACAGCACTCTT